A genomic segment from Nicotiana tabacum cultivar K326 chromosome 7, ASM71507v2, whole genome shotgun sequence encodes:
- the LOC107825219 gene encoding serine/threonine-protein phosphatase PP1 isozyme 9-like has product MEGTMEKGVLDDIIRRLLEEKGGKQVQLSEAEIRQLCVNARQIFLSQPNLLQLRAPIRICGDIHGQFQDLLRLFEYGGYPPSANYLFLGDYVDRGKKSLETICLLLAYKIRYPDKIFLLRGNHEDAKINRVYGFYDECKRRFNVRLWKIFTDCFNCLPVAALIDEKILCMHGGISPELKSLDQINEIQRPAEIPDGGLLCDLLWADPDPRIKGWSESDRGVSCTFGPDVVAEFLAKNELDLICRGHQVVEDGYEFFAKRRLVTLFSAPNYGGEFDNAGALLSVDEQLVCSFEILKPILSSGSKLPLKKPPKVGGM; this is encoded by the exons ATGGAGGGGACGATGGAAAAGGGAGTATTGGATGATATAATAAGGAGGTTATTGGAAGAGAAGGGAGGGAAGCAAGTTCAGCTCTCTGAGGCTGAGATCCGCCAGCTTTGTGTCAATGCTCGCCAGATTTTCCTCTCTCAGCCTAATCTCCTCCAGCTTCGTGCCCCCATTAGGATCTGCG GTGACATACATGGCCAATTCCAAGACTTATTAAGACTTTTTGAATATGGTGGCTATCCTCCTTCAGCAAACTACCTTTTTCTGGGGGATTATGTTGATCGAGGCAAGAAGAGCTTAGAAACAATATGTTTGCTACTGGCGTACAAAATTAGGTACCCCGACAAGATCTTCCTTCTTAGAGGGAACCATGAAGATGCAAAAATCAACAGGGTCTATGGATTTTATGATGAATGTAAAAGGAGATTCAATGTTAGGCTATGGAAGATATTCACAGACTGCTTTAATTGTTTACCTGTTGCTGCACTTATAGACGAAAAGATCCTTTGCATGCATGGTGGGATTTCTCCAGAGCTAAAAAGTTTGGACCAAATAAACGAAATTCAGCGGCCAGCTGAGATTCCAGACGGTGGCTTGCTGTGTGATCTGCTGTGGGCTGATCCTGACCCTAGAATTAAGGGTTGGTCAGAGAGTGATCGAGGTGTTTCTTGTACTTTTGGACCTGATGTAGTTGCCGAGTTTTTGGCTAAGAATGAGTTAGACCTCATCTGCCGGGGTCATCAG GTGGTGGAGGATGGATATGAATTCTTTGCCAAGCGAAGACTTGTGACTCTGTTTTCTGCTCCCAACTATGGTGGGGAGTTCGATAATGCAGGTGCTTTATTAAGCGTTGATGAGCAACTTGTATGTTCTTTTGAAATATTGAAACCGATATTATCTAGCGGTTCAAAGTTGCCCCTAAAGAAG CCACCAAAGGTTGGAGGGATGTGA